One genomic segment of Deinococcus terrestris includes these proteins:
- a CDS encoding 2'-5' RNA ligase family protein has product MTGPENAHANASFLLGVLPPPDLGARVDAFRTRLGLRESAAHVTVKARSGLDPELRWWKAARAVVAESPALTLEVGGVRAFRNGTAVYLGVTSPDVVALHLRLLTALNPSQRFGYEGPQMTPHLTLALRRRGVDLGTVLEAARDEFADLAGHPLTFTAREVWVMRKPGPGGLYVPWEAWPLGQG; this is encoded by the coding sequence ATGACTGGGCCGGAAAACGCGCACGCGAACGCCTCTTTCCTCCTGGGGGTGCTGCCACCGCCCGACCTCGGGGCGCGGGTGGACGCCTTTCGCACCCGGCTGGGGCTGCGCGAGAGTGCCGCGCATGTGACGGTCAAGGCGCGGAGTGGGCTGGACCCGGAGCTGAGGTGGTGGAAAGCGGCGCGGGCCGTGGTGGCCGAGAGTCCTGCCCTCACGCTGGAGGTCGGCGGGGTACGGGCTTTTCGCAACGGCACCGCTGTCTACCTCGGGGTCACCTCGCCCGACGTGGTGGCGCTGCACCTGCGGCTGCTGACGGCGTTGAACCCGTCCCAGCGCTTCGGCTACGAGGGACCGCAGATGACGCCGCACCTCACGCTGGCCCTGCGGCGGCGTGGGGTGGACCTCGGCACGGTGCTGGAGGCAGCGCGGGACGAGTTCGCTGATCTGGCAGGGCACCCCCTGACCTTCACCGCCCGCGAGGTCTGGGTGATGCGCAAGCCGGGACCGGGGGGCCTCTATGTGCCGTGGGAGGCGTGGCCGCTGGGGCAGGGCTGA
- a CDS encoding 5-formyltetrahydrofolate cyclo-ligase, with translation MTPPPHDAPKPTWRAWAREVRATQPDRSAEVCAHLAAFLHVRGARRVLAYHALPGEPDVGALAPEFELLTTRARFRPAPHLTLHPWDTATELSRFGIRQPPAGAPRSALETVDAVLLPGLAFDHRGVRLGYGGGFYDRLLPDFGGLTVGVVWEALVVDELPSEAHDLRVSFLATEGGVRPTLR, from the coding sequence ATGACGCCGCCCCCCCACGACGCGCCCAAACCGACCTGGCGGGCCTGGGCACGCGAGGTGCGGGCGACCCAGCCCGACCGCTCCGCCGAGGTCTGTGCCCACCTCGCCGCCTTTCTGCACGTGCGGGGGGCGCGGCGGGTGCTGGCCTACCACGCCCTGCCCGGTGAGCCGGATGTAGGCGCATTGGCTCCCGAGTTTGAGCTGCTGACCACCCGCGCCCGCTTCCGGCCTGCGCCGCACCTGACCCTGCACCCCTGGGACACGGCGACCGAACTCAGCCGTTTCGGAATACGTCAGCCCCCGGCCGGTGCCCCCCGCTCAGCGCTGGAGACAGTGGACGCCGTGCTCCTCCCCGGCCTCGCCTTTGACCACCGGGGCGTGCGGCTGGGGTACGGCGGCGGCTTCTACGACCGCCTGCTGCCGGACTTCGGCGGCCTGACGGTGGGGGTGGTCTGGGAGGCGCTGGTGGTGGACGAGTTGCCGAGCGAGGCTCACGACCTGCGGGTGAGCTTTCTGGCGACTGAGGGGGGCGTGCGGCCCACCCTACGCTGA
- a CDS encoding DUF4394 domain-containing protein translates to MKRLALLSATCALALSACTTMRPPAAPQGMTAYGLDTQGRLVTFGTDNAAASLRRLAVTGLPSGETLIDLDVRNTDNRLYAMSGTGRLYRLDPANGALSADGANLTAGVTPVAIDFNPAANRLRVFAETDRNFRLTPNATPVPATSPAGTVTDDGTLKYATGTADPDLVAAAYTNSFNNSATGAIGAGTTTTLYSIDAAADTLVRHSSAEGSTPAGNFSTLTSVGTLGVDAMKGMTGFDIAGADMAYLSVGMGSNTMLYTVNLTSGAATANSTVSGLALRSLALALPNQ, encoded by the coding sequence ATGAAGCGACTTGCCCTGCTGTCCGCCACCTGCGCCCTCGCCCTCTCCGCCTGCACGACGATGCGGCCACCCGCCGCTCCCCAGGGCATGACCGCCTATGGGCTGGATACCCAGGGACGCCTCGTGACCTTCGGCACCGACAACGCGGCGGCCAGCCTGCGCCGCCTGGCGGTGACCGGATTGCCGAGCGGCGAGACGCTGATCGACCTGGACGTCCGCAACACCGACAACCGGCTCTATGCGATGTCGGGCACGGGCAGGCTGTACCGCCTCGACCCGGCCAACGGAGCCCTGAGCGCCGATGGGGCGAACCTGACGGCAGGCGTGACCCCCGTCGCCATCGACTTCAACCCGGCGGCCAACCGCCTGCGCGTCTTTGCCGAGACGGACCGCAACTTCCGCCTGACGCCGAACGCGACGCCCGTCCCGGCCACCTCGCCTGCCGGAACGGTCACCGACGACGGCACCCTGAAGTACGCCACGGGCACCGCCGACCCCGACCTCGTGGCGGCGGCCTACACCAACTCCTTCAACAACAGCGCCACGGGGGCCATCGGTGCGGGTACGACCACCACGCTCTACTCCATCGACGCGGCGGCCGACACGCTGGTCCGGCACAGCAGCGCAGAAGGCTCGACGCCTGCGGGCAACTTCAGCACCTTGACCTCGGTGGGAACGCTGGGAGTCGACGCCATGAAAGGCATGACCGGCTTTGACATCGCCGGGGCGGACATGGCGTACCTCAGCGTGGGCATGGGCAGCAACACGATGCTCTACACGGTCAATCTGACGAGCGGCGCGGCCACCGCCAACAGCACGGTCAGCGGCCTCGCGCTGCGTTCCCTCGCGCTGGCCCTGCCCAACCAGTAA
- a CDS encoding SDR family NAD(P)-dependent oxidoreductase has product MHTLIMGATGGIGTATARAFAARGDRLTLSGRDAGRLSALAAELGAESTAADLGYESHVRALLEGVGELETLVYAAGAALPGPLQEADPAAVRAVWNANYFGALWVLKHGLGRLNPGGRVYLLGARPELVTARGFSQYAASKAALARAAEVARLEARGVGLTLVLPPAVDTGLWTQVGRVPRGAVSPEVVAAAIVTDRDGPPQPELRVEG; this is encoded by the coding sequence ATGCACACACTGATTATGGGGGCGACGGGAGGCATTGGGACGGCGACGGCGCGGGCCTTTGCCGCACGCGGGGACCGGCTGACCCTGAGCGGGCGGGACGCGGGGCGGCTCTCCGCGCTGGCCGCCGAACTCGGCGCGGAATCGACAGCCGCTGACCTGGGCTACGAGAGCCACGTGCGGGCACTGCTGGAGGGGGTGGGGGAACTGGAGACCCTCGTCTACGCAGCGGGGGCAGCCCTGCCCGGTCCCCTGCAGGAGGCGGACCCGGCGGCGGTCCGGGCCGTGTGGAACGCGAACTACTTCGGGGCGCTGTGGGTGCTCAAGCACGGGCTGGGGCGCCTGAATCCCGGCGGGCGCGTCTATCTGCTTGGGGCGCGGCCTGAACTTGTCACCGCGCGGGGGTTTTCCCAGTACGCGGCGAGCAAGGCCGCCCTTGCCCGCGCCGCCGAGGTCGCCCGGCTGGAGGCGCGGGGAGTGGGCCTCACGCTGGTGCTGCCGCCTGCCGTGGACACCGGCTTGTGGACCCAGGTGGGCCGGGTGCCGCGCGGCGCCGTCTCGCCGGAGGTCGTCGCGGCGGCCATCGTCACCGACCGGGACGGCCCCCCGCAGCCGGAGCTGAGGGTAGAGGGTTAG
- the hisIE gene encoding bifunctional phosphoribosyl-AMP cyclohydrolase/phosphoribosyl-ATP diphosphatase HisIE, with protein MSNLDALEFGPDGLIPVVTQDARTGAVLMQAYADRAAIERTLSTREATYYSRSRGEPWVKGATSGHTQRVVSVHLDCDGDSVLYRVEQTGPACHTGEYSCFHTPLLEGDAPDTGLDGTLERVHATIAERLTTLPENSYVARLHAGGLDRVLKKISEEAGEVLLAAKNGDRAELATEAADLLFHTLFALAEVGVSPGDVAAVLREREGKSGLKGPKEVG; from the coding sequence GTGAGCAACCTCGATGCCCTCGAGTTCGGCCCTGACGGCCTGATTCCGGTCGTGACCCAGGACGCCCGCACGGGCGCGGTGCTGATGCAGGCCTACGCCGACCGCGCCGCGATAGAGCGCACCCTAAGCACCCGCGAGGCCACCTACTACAGCCGCTCGCGGGGGGAGCCGTGGGTGAAGGGCGCGACGAGCGGGCACACCCAGCGGGTCGTCTCGGTGCATCTGGACTGCGACGGCGACAGCGTGCTGTACCGGGTGGAGCAGACAGGACCAGCCTGTCACACCGGGGAATATTCCTGCTTCCACACGCCGCTCCTGGAGGGTGACGCCCCGGACACCGGGCTGGACGGCACCCTAGAGCGAGTCCACGCGACCATCGCAGAAAGGCTCACCACCCTGCCAGAGAACAGTTACGTGGCCCGGCTGCACGCGGGAGGGCTGGACCGGGTGCTGAAAAAGATCAGCGAGGAGGCGGGCGAGGTGCTGCTGGCCGCGAAAAACGGCGACCGGGCGGAGCTGGCGACCGAGGCGGCTGACCTCCTCTTCCACACCCTGTTCGCGCTGGCCGAGGTGGGCGTCTCGCCGGGCGACGTGGCCGCCGTGTTGCGGGAGCGGGAAGGCAAGAGCGGCTTGAAGGGGCCGAAGGAAGTCGGCTAA
- the hisF gene encoding imidazole glycerol phosphate synthase subunit HisF, protein MLTKRIIPCLDVQNGRVVKNVRFFEDHRDAGDPLVLAQAYEAQQADELVFYDITATHEGRALMLDVAAQVAEQVMMPLTVGGGVNAVPDFRQLLMAGADKISVNSGAVRRPELIREASDHFGAQCVVLSIDAKRRPGGEGWTVHVGGGRVDTGLDLLAWAEQGQRLGAGELCLNVMDADGTRAGFDLKATRAVASAVDLPVIASGGAGRLEDFRDVLRGGEDGGQADAALAASVFHFGELTVPQVKAYLKAEGLPVRPDWRDV, encoded by the coding sequence ATGCTCACGAAGCGCATCATTCCCTGTCTGGACGTGCAAAACGGGCGGGTGGTCAAGAATGTCCGCTTTTTCGAGGACCACCGCGACGCCGGGGATCCCCTCGTGCTCGCGCAGGCGTACGAGGCGCAGCAGGCCGACGAACTCGTCTTTTACGACATCACCGCCACCCACGAGGGCCGGGCGCTGATGCTCGACGTGGCCGCGCAGGTGGCCGAGCAGGTCATGATGCCGCTGACGGTGGGCGGCGGCGTGAACGCGGTGCCGGACTTCCGGCAACTGTTGATGGCTGGGGCTGACAAGATCAGCGTGAACAGCGGCGCGGTGCGGCGCCCAGAGCTGATCCGCGAGGCGTCGGACCACTTCGGGGCGCAGTGCGTGGTCCTGAGCATTGACGCCAAGCGGCGGCCAGGCGGCGAAGGCTGGACGGTGCATGTGGGCGGCGGGCGGGTGGACACGGGCCTGGACCTGCTGGCGTGGGCCGAACAGGGGCAGCGGCTCGGGGCGGGCGAACTCTGCCTGAACGTGATGGACGCCGACGGCACGCGGGCGGGCTTCGACCTGAAAGCGACGCGGGCGGTCGCCTCGGCGGTGGACCTGCCTGTGATCGCCTCGGGGGGGGCCGGTCGGCTGGAGGACTTCCGCGACGTGCTGCGCGGCGGCGAGGACGGCGGGCAGGCCGACGCCGCGCTCGCCGCGAGCGTGTTTCACTTCGGGGAACTGACGGTGCCGCAGGTCAAGGCGTACCTCAAAGCCGAGGGGCTGCCCGTGCGCCCCGACTGGCGGGACGTGTGA
- a CDS encoding response regulator: MERRRILLVDDNPNDVELALNALQDREAEVEVAASGPEALAALRGGRLPDLILLDLKMPQMDGLAVLDQIRGGPATREIPVVMLSTSGEERDVADCYAHGATAYVVKPMDFGQFGSALKTITDFWARLNVRPRLR; the protein is encoded by the coding sequence ATGGAAAGACGGCGAATCCTACTGGTCGACGACAATCCAAACGATGTGGAGCTGGCCCTGAATGCCCTGCAGGACCGCGAGGCAGAGGTCGAGGTGGCGGCCAGCGGTCCCGAGGCTCTCGCGGCGCTGCGTGGGGGGAGATTGCCCGACTTGATCCTCCTCGACCTGAAAATGCCGCAGATGGACGGCCTCGCGGTACTCGACCAGATTCGCGGCGGTCCCGCTACCCGCGAGATTCCGGTCGTGATGCTCAGTACCAGCGGCGAGGAGCGCGACGTGGCCGACTGCTACGCGCACGGCGCGACGGCCTACGTGGTCAAGCCGATGGACTTTGGGCAGTTCGGCTCTGCCCTGAAGACCATTACCGATTTCTGGGCGCGGCTGAACGTGCGGCCCCGGCTGCGCTGA
- a CDS encoding DUF72 domain-containing protein, which produces MRVWIGCGGYTNDDWAASGLIYEGVKKDAYLDTYSQHFDAVELNSSFYAIPGLKAFEGMVRKSGGRTRFTVKLNKAFTHDRAPTDADFDRMLQSPQPLRDAGLMGPYLAQFPYSFHRTADNRKYLLALAERFAGHELAVELRHASWDQPGVREGMAEYGLIWVSPDYPPVGGMPEPQVHVTTDVGYLRLHGRNKGSWWEGQSAAERHDYLYTRAEMDEWAEKIALVTDDLSELYVFFQNTTKGHALKNIPMLREALNARGVPVKTPEPEEDEGRLL; this is translated from the coding sequence ATGCGTGTCTGGATCGGCTGCGGCGGCTACACCAACGACGACTGGGCGGCGTCCGGCCTGATCTACGAGGGCGTGAAAAAGGACGCCTACCTCGACACCTACTCCCAGCACTTCGACGCGGTGGAGCTGAACAGCTCCTTCTACGCGATTCCCGGCCTCAAGGCTTTCGAGGGGATGGTCCGCAAGTCGGGCGGGCGCACCCGCTTCACCGTCAAGCTGAACAAGGCCTTCACCCACGACCGCGCCCCCACCGACGCCGACTTCGACCGGATGCTGCAAAGTCCCCAGCCCCTGCGCGACGCCGGGTTGATGGGGCCGTATCTGGCGCAATTTCCCTACTCCTTCCACCGCACGGCCGACAACCGCAAGTACCTGCTGGCCTTGGCTGAACGCTTCGCCGGGCACGAGCTGGCGGTGGAATTGCGCCACGCTTCCTGGGATCAGCCGGGCGTGCGTGAGGGCATGGCCGAGTACGGCCTGATCTGGGTGAGCCCCGACTATCCCCCGGTCGGCGGCATGCCCGAGCCGCAGGTCCACGTCACCACCGACGTGGGCTACCTGCGCCTGCACGGGCGCAACAAGGGCAGTTGGTGGGAGGGCCAGAGCGCCGCCGAGCGCCACGACTACCTCTACACCCGTGCCGAGATGGACGAGTGGGCCGAGAAGATCGCGCTGGTGACGGACGACCTCAGCGAGCTGTATGTGTTTTTTCAGAACACGACCAAGGGACACGCCCTGAAGAACATCCCGATGCTGCGCGAGGCCCTGAATGCGCGGGGAGTGCCCGTCAAGACGCCGGAACCGGAAGAGGACGAGGGGCGGCTGCTCTGA
- a CDS encoding aminoglycoside phosphotransferase family protein translates to MRDAYGLGVGALTFLPQGTAPAYRADGPGSRWFLKLLPDTPYGHDLRRRVGAERPLLRALRESGVLTRVPRPIPTLSGADVAEVEGYGVALYGWIDGASLRAGWTAALPGVAPLLGRLHAGTQRLLEVVQVWPMPPEDFSLPFEEGLMGDLARLRVSVGEERAGVAALRDLHLPHEAILGQVLTRARAFQEAARARPRRPVVCHTDAHGGNVMRDVAGELWLIDWETARLAPPEHDLWMLHPQLPEVLPAYEEAVGAPAVPDPDLLGFYLTRRVLEDMAVDVGMIQHANTRPEQDEANLAVLEKYVLPDLMRVEQNIAELWERLRLR, encoded by the coding sequence ATGCGGGATGCCTACGGGCTGGGCGTCGGGGCGCTCACCTTCCTGCCCCAGGGGACGGCTCCGGCCTACCGTGCCGATGGCCCTGGGAGTCGGTGGTTTCTCAAGCTGCTGCCGGATACGCCTTACGGCCACGATCTGCGGCGGCGGGTGGGGGCTGAGCGTCCGTTGCTCCGGGCCTTGCGAGAATCTGGGGTGCTGACGCGGGTTCCCCGGCCGATCCCCACCCTCTCTGGGGCCGATGTTGCCGAAGTGGAAGGCTACGGCGTGGCCCTGTACGGCTGGATAGACGGGGCCTCGCTGAGGGCGGGCTGGACGGCCGCACTCCCCGGAGTCGCCCCGCTGCTGGGACGGCTCCATGCGGGCACCCAGAGGCTTTTGGAGGTGGTGCAGGTGTGGCCGATGCCGCCCGAGGACTTCAGCCTCCCCTTTGAGGAGGGCTTGATGGGCGACCTGGCCCGGCTGCGGGTGAGCGTGGGGGAGGAACGGGCCGGGGTGGCGGCCCTGCGCGACCTGCACCTGCCCCATGAGGCCATCCTGGGGCAGGTGCTGACGCGGGCGCGAGCGTTCCAGGAGGCGGCCCGCGCCCGGCCCCGCCGCCCCGTGGTGTGCCATACCGACGCACACGGCGGCAACGTGATGCGGGACGTAGCGGGCGAACTGTGGCTGATCGACTGGGAGACGGCCCGGCTCGCCCCACCCGAGCATGACCTCTGGATGCTGCACCCCCAGCTCCCCGAGGTGCTGCCCGCCTACGAGGAAGCTGTGGGTGCGCCCGCCGTGCCCGATCCGGACCTGCTGGGCTTCTACCTCACCCGGCGGGTGCTGGAGGACATGGCGGTGGACGTGGGCATGATCCAGCACGCCAACACCCGCCCCGAGCAGGACGAGGCGAACCTCGCCGTGCTGGAGAAGTACGTCCTGCCCGACCTGATGCGGGTGGAACAAAACATCGCCGAGTTGTGGGAGAGGCTGCGCCTGCGCTGA
- the ttcA gene encoding tRNA 2-thiocytidine(32) synthetase TtcA — MTQTLPSPAAVPQPDPARPSPERLFAPLVKGAAQAITDYRMIEQGDRVMVCLSGGKDSYTLLDILLDLQRRAPIDFEVVAVNLDQGQPGFPKHVLPEYLTQLGVPFHILTEDTYSIVKEKTPEGKTTCALCSRLRRGILYRHAREIGATKIALGHHREDILETLFMNLFFGARLKAMPPKLQSDDGTNVVIRPLAYLAERDIERYAAAKGFPIIPCNLCGSQENLQRKVVGEMLAGWEREHPGRLQNVLRGLTRVTPSHLLDRDLFDFASLSVQPAEGDKGFDAEEYPEREFLAGLSEMQMLG, encoded by the coding sequence ATGACCCAGACCCTCCCCTCCCCTGCCGCTGTCCCCCAGCCCGACCCCGCACGTCCCTCTCCCGAACGGCTCTTCGCGCCCCTCGTCAAGGGGGCGGCCCAGGCCATCACCGACTACCGCATGATTGAGCAGGGCGACCGGGTGATGGTCTGCCTGTCGGGGGGCAAGGACAGCTATACGCTGCTCGACATCCTCCTCGACCTCCAGCGCCGCGCTCCCATCGACTTCGAGGTTGTGGCGGTGAATCTCGACCAGGGGCAGCCGGGTTTCCCCAAGCATGTGCTGCCGGAATACCTCACGCAGCTGGGCGTGCCCTTCCACATCCTCACGGAAGACACCTACTCCATCGTCAAGGAGAAGACGCCCGAGGGCAAGACAACCTGCGCCCTGTGCAGCCGCCTGCGCCGGGGCATTCTGTACCGACACGCCCGCGAGATCGGCGCGACGAAAATCGCCCTGGGGCACCACCGCGAGGACATCCTCGAAACACTGTTCATGAACCTGTTTTTCGGCGCGAGGCTCAAGGCGATGCCCCCCAAGCTCCAGTCGGACGACGGCACGAACGTGGTCATCCGGCCGCTGGCCTACCTCGCGGAGCGGGACATCGAACGCTACGCCGCAGCAAAGGGCTTCCCGATCATCCCCTGCAACCTGTGCGGCAGTCAGGAGAACCTTCAGCGCAAGGTCGTGGGCGAGATGCTGGCGGGCTGGGAGCGCGAGCATCCGGGCCGCCTCCAGAACGTGCTGCGCGGGCTGACGCGCGTCACGCCGAGTCACCTGCTGGACCGCGACCTCTTCGACTTCGCCTCCCTGAGCGTTCAGCCCGCCGAGGGCGACAAGGGCTTTGACGCGGAGGAGTACCCGGAGCGCGAGTTCCTGGCGGGCCTAAGCGAGATGCAGATGCTGGGGTAA
- a CDS encoding DUF817 family protein produces MARLPRLLAQFTGVQALCCTFAFSVVGLLALSKGLPLEDWGLARYDFLLLGCLLVQAALVWTRFETPREAAALLLFHALGFGLEAHRVELGAWAYPDEAVSKVLGVPLYAGFMYASVGSYVAQAWRRCELHLSGEPPLIWQLGLVGATYAHFLLGAGLEVRLGLTAALLLAYRRTWVAFMVGGERFQMGLPLSLALIAAFVYLAENVATGLGAWVYPHQAGGWQPVHPGKWLAWALMLTPAVLIVARMRAGEGRAGGAGATMSPTPARRSGPSETP; encoded by the coding sequence ATGGCCCGCCTCCCGCGTCTGCTTGCCCAGTTCACCGGGGTGCAGGCCCTGTGCTGCACCTTCGCCTTCAGCGTGGTCGGACTGCTGGCGCTCTCGAAGGGGCTGCCACTGGAGGACTGGGGCCTGGCCCGGTACGACTTCCTGCTGCTGGGGTGCCTGCTGGTCCAGGCGGCCCTGGTGTGGACCCGCTTCGAGACGCCGCGTGAGGCGGCTGCGCTGCTGCTCTTTCACGCGCTGGGCTTCGGGCTGGAAGCCCACCGGGTCGAGCTGGGGGCCTGGGCCTACCCGGACGAAGCCGTCAGCAAGGTGCTTGGCGTGCCCCTCTACGCGGGCTTCATGTACGCCAGCGTGGGGAGCTACGTGGCGCAGGCGTGGCGGCGGTGCGAGCTGCACCTGAGCGGAGAGCCGCCGCTGATATGGCAACTCGGGCTGGTCGGGGCGACCTATGCCCACTTCCTACTGGGGGCCGGGCTGGAGGTGCGGCTGGGGCTGACGGCGGCGCTCTTGCTCGCCTACCGCCGCACGTGGGTGGCATTCATGGTGGGCGGCGAGCGCTTCCAGATGGGCCTTCCCCTCTCGCTGGCCCTCATTGCTGCCTTCGTGTACCTCGCTGAGAACGTGGCGACCGGGCTGGGCGCGTGGGTGTATCCGCATCAGGCAGGAGGCTGGCAACCCGTTCACCCCGGCAAGTGGCTCGCGTGGGCGCTGATGCTGACGCCCGCCGTGCTGATCGTCGCCCGAATGAGAGCCGGGGAGGGGCGGGCCGGAGGCGCGGGGGCTACCATGTCCCCGACTCCCGCTCGCCGCAGCGGGCCAAGCGAGACGCCATGA
- a CDS encoding transglycosylase domain-containing protein yields the protein MRFFTGLGVLLLLGTAGAGGLWWTWGRELPSVQTLDVLELSGQTRVYDRKGELVGTLTPSLGGGSGVNRDLLQLNEISPWLQKAIVTSEDRRFFEHRGVDYQGIVRGLLKGVLFNDLEGGSSITQQVVKNTLLHDLEGARTLERKFKEAVLAYQLERNFSKEQILAAYLNVIYWGDGGQRDIIGAGTAARAYFKKDASALNLAESVYLTTIVPAPNRRYKDFEAYRPLMKSVLDRMVEDGKVTRAEADAAWTTPIYPAGWRIGWNPDGTLRSAVLERPERLEENMPPPPAQTAFHYLQAVEQELKQAGVTGKALYGGGKVFTGMDLQAQQSAERASLNAQLPDGATLGAAFLNPKNGEVLALVGQKLRGGRPADWNNATQARRQVGSSVKPLLYTLALEEGWKQSDTVLDAPLNGSYQPQNYDGRWTGEYKTMRYSLDHSLNLPTVRIAQELGVQAFESKLRDLGLTPPPDAGLSLSIGTLEASPLQMAAAYLPFANGGLYYAPTLVRRVEGPKGEVIYTRPAPQGKRVWDVRTAWLGLDMIRGVVNDLTAYQGGLATRAQIPGWDVGGKTGTTNDVKDLWFAGVTPLISGAVWVGQENGQPLPSWAYSGEIPTPVWQQAVAGALAGQPRVAFTEPGGITYRVVRQVNMAFREEEADQPQVARDGSGRSEGGFFGRRTEAPAPAPVPAPEPAPVPEPVPVPVPAPEPVEPTPDLRPLPKEVPAEPPADFFPDEVTPPEAPLPEDPYAPEPLPQDDFGTPFPPEGEVIPEPLPAPLPTPEDYGDGGLGDQGLPPEETLPYEPPAPEDFGAPLGF from the coding sequence ATGCGCTTTTTCACGGGGCTGGGCGTGCTGCTGCTGCTGGGAACGGCGGGGGCGGGCGGCCTGTGGTGGACCTGGGGGCGCGAGCTGCCCAGCGTCCAGACCCTCGACGTGCTGGAACTCAGCGGGCAGACACGGGTGTACGACCGCAAGGGCGAGCTGGTGGGCACCCTGACCCCCAGCCTGGGGGGCGGCAGCGGCGTGAACCGCGACCTGCTGCAGCTCAACGAGATCAGCCCCTGGCTGCAAAAGGCCATCGTGACCAGCGAGGACCGCCGCTTCTTCGAGCACCGGGGGGTGGACTATCAGGGCATCGTGCGCGGGCTCCTCAAGGGCGTGCTGTTCAACGACCTCGAAGGCGGCTCCTCGATCACCCAGCAGGTCGTAAAAAACACGCTGCTGCACGACCTGGAAGGCGCCCGGACCCTGGAGCGCAAGTTCAAGGAGGCGGTGCTCGCCTACCAACTGGAGCGCAATTTCTCCAAGGAACAGATTCTGGCCGCGTACCTCAACGTCATCTACTGGGGCGACGGTGGGCAGCGCGACATCATCGGGGCGGGGACGGCGGCGCGGGCCTACTTCAAGAAGGACGCTTCGGCCCTCAACCTGGCGGAGAGCGTGTACCTCACGACCATCGTGCCCGCGCCCAACCGCCGCTACAAGGATTTCGAGGCCTATCGTCCCCTGATGAAAAGTGTCCTCGACCGCATGGTGGAGGACGGCAAGGTGACCCGCGCCGAGGCCGACGCCGCCTGGACAACGCCCATCTACCCGGCGGGCTGGCGCATCGGCTGGAATCCCGACGGCACCCTGCGCTCGGCGGTGCTGGAGCGCCCCGAGCGGCTGGAAGAGAACATGCCCCCGCCCCCCGCGCAGACGGCCTTTCATTACCTGCAAGCGGTCGAGCAGGAGTTGAAACAGGCGGGCGTGACCGGCAAGGCGCTGTACGGTGGCGGCAAGGTCTTTACCGGCATGGACCTCCAGGCGCAACAGTCCGCCGAGCGGGCCAGCCTGAACGCCCAGTTGCCCGACGGGGCGACGCTGGGAGCCGCCTTCCTGAACCCCAAGAATGGCGAGGTCCTCGCGCTGGTCGGCCAGAAACTGAGGGGTGGGCGTCCGGCCGACTGGAACAACGCGACCCAGGCGCGGCGGCAGGTGGGCAGTTCCGTCAAGCCGCTGCTGTACACGCTGGCGCTGGAGGAGGGCTGGAAGCAGAGCGATACCGTGCTGGACGCGCCGCTGAACGGGAGCTACCAGCCGCAGAACTACGACGGGCGCTGGACGGGCGAGTACAAGACGATGCGCTACTCGCTCGACCACAGCCTCAACCTCCCCACCGTGCGGATCGCGCAGGAACTCGGCGTCCAGGCGTTCGAGTCCAAGCTGCGCGACCTGGGCCTGACGCCGCCGCCTGACGCGGGGCTGTCGCTCTCCATCGGCACGCTGGAAGCCAGCCCCTTGCAGATGGCCGCCGCCTACCTGCCCTTCGCCAACGGGGGCCTGTACTACGCGCCCACGCTGGTGCGCCGGGTGGAGGGGCCAAAGGGCGAGGTGATCTACACCCGCCCCGCGCCGCAGGGCAAGCGGGTCTGGGACGTGCGGACGGCGTGGCTGGGGCTGGACATGATTCGCGGGGTGGTGAACGACCTCACCGCCTATCAGGGCGGCCTCGCCACCCGCGCCCAGATTCCCGGCTGGGACGTGGGCGGCAAGACGGGCACCACCAACGACGTGAAGGACCTGTGGTTCGCCGGGGTGACCCCCCTGATCTCCGGGGCGGTGTGGGTGGGCCAGGAAAACGGCCAGCCGCTCCCCAGTTGGGCCTACAGCGGCGAGATTCCCACCCCCGTGTGGCAGCAGGCGGTCGCGGGGGCGCTGGCGGGCCAGCCGCGCGTGGCCTTCACCGAGCCGGGCGGCATCACCTACCGGGTGGTACGGCAGGTCAACATGGCCTTCCGCGAGGAGGAAGCCGACCAGCCCCAGGTCGCCCGCGACGGCAGCGGCCGCAGTGAGGGCGGCTTCTTCGGGCGGCGCACCGAGGCTCCAGCGCCTGCCCCGGTCCCGGCCCCCGAGCCTGCGCCGGTGCCCGAGCCCGTCCCCGTCCCGGTTCCCGCCCCTGAGCCCGTGGAACCGACGCCCGACCTTCGGCCCCTCCCCAAAGAGGTGCCCGCCGAGCCCCCCGCCGACTTCTTCCCGGACGAGGTGACCCCGCCCGAGGCCCCACTGCCGGAGGACCCCTACGCGCCTGAACCATTGC